From Symphalangus syndactylus isolate Jambi chromosome 5, NHGRI_mSymSyn1-v2.1_pri, whole genome shotgun sequence:
tctgttttcttctttcatgcCAGATAGGTAATGTGCCAACATCGTAACAAGGTTTGAGAGAGGCACATCTCACGCCTGAGTGTGAAAACCCAATCATCATGCTAATGAACTACAAAAGGATCAGAGAGCTCCTCTCTATTAAaaccagggagaggccaggcgcagtggctcgcgcctgtaatcccagcgctttgggagcccgaggcaggcggatcactaggtcaggagttggagaccagcctggccaatatggtgaaaccccgtctctattaaactacaaaaattagccaggcatggtggtgggcgcctgtagtcccagttactcgggaggctgaggcaggaggatagcttgaacctgggagtcagaggttacagtgagccaagatcgtgccactgcactccagcctgggtgacagagcgagactccgtcttaaaaaaacaaaaaccagaacaaAAAAAACCAGGGAGGGTCTCCTTCCTATCTAGACAGCAGGGCTACAGAGGGTCaggggaaaacagtttggaggaaGACAAAGGGTTAAGACCCATGACTCCTCACAGCCTGGCTGCCATCCGGGATTACAGCCCAGGAATGAGGCCTGAACAGAAGGAGGCTCTGGCAAAGCGACTGCTGGCCCCTGAACTGTTTGGGGAAGTGCCTGCCTGGCCCCAGGAGCTGCTGTGGGCAGTGCTGCCCCtgctcccccacctccctctggAGAACTTTCTGAAGCTCAGCCCTCACCAGGTATGAGAATCATCTTCTTTACTTGACTGGCCCATCTTCTGCTAGTGGGGACGAGAGTCAATGGCATGTCTCTCAGTGGCCCCTCCCTGCAAGAACCCTACAGTGACCGCAGTGCGAGCTAACCTTCCCCATCTCAGATCCAGGCCCTGGAGGATAGCTGGCCAGCAGCAGGTCTGGGGCCAGAGCATGCCCGCCATGTGCTGCGCAGCCTGGTAAACCAGAGTGTCCAGGATGGTGAGGAGCAGGTACGCAGGTGAGTTGTTGTGGGATCAGTAACCAAGGCAGGAGTGGAAGAAGTAGAGAGAGGAAGGTACAGCTGTCATGGTGGGTCGGTGTTCTAGGAAGGAAGGGGCAAGAGAGTAGGCAGTGGCCCCAGGCAGCGTAGAGTTCCAGGAGAGAGGTCTATAGATGGTGCCCCTGTGTAATGGTGTAGTGGTCAGAGTGCCCAGTGTATGTACCCACACTGTCTGCTGCCAGGCCTGCCTTAGTGTGAGTCTCAGGGACCACACAAAGGTCAGCTTCATGCCCTCCTCAGGCTTGGGCCCCTCGCCTGTTTCCTGAGCCCTGAGGAGCTGCAGAGCCTAGTGCCCCTGAGTGATCCGATGGGGCCGGTAGAACGGGGGCTGCTGGAATGTGCAGCCAACGGGACCCTCAGCCCAGAAGGACGGGTGAGCCCCTCAGCACAAACGTACAAGACTCTAGGCTTCCCCTGGGTCTGTGTGGATGGCTTTCCCATTGTGTCAACTTGAGCACAGTGGTGCCAGCCCCCCATCCCACTTTTGCAACCTCCATTCCTTACTCCATGGCCATTCTTATCTGTTACCACCTCTTCCTGGCCCTTCTCTATCTGGTCTGGGGCACCCCAAACATACCCTTTGCCATTTTGAACCTAATCTACTCCAGTCCAATCCCTAGTTCCAAACCCTAGCCCAGGCCCTGGGAAATTCAGATGTGGGATTAGAGAGGAACTTCaaggttcatctcttttctcTCCAGTCCTAAACCTTCTTTGGTCACAGGTGGCATATGAACTTCTGGGTGTGTTGCGCTCATCTGGAGGAGCGGTGCTGAGCCCCCGGGAGCTGCGGGTCTGGGCCCCTCTCTTCCCTCAGCTGGGCCTCCGCTTCCTGCAGGAGCTGTCAGAGCCCCAGCTTAGAGCCATGCTTCCTGTCCTGCAGGGAACTAGTGTTACACCTGCTCAGGTCTGCCTGTCTCACTCCCTGGCATGTACCCTCCATCCCCGCTTGAGCGCCAGTCAAGAGAATCCCATTCAGGGATAAAACCAGCCCCTCCTTTCCCTGGGTGAACAGTAGAGGTAAACTCTGTCTGCAGGAGGACGCCTTCATTCCCTTTCCTCAGATCAAGAAGGGACCTGAGTCACTGAGGATGGTTACTGGGGATGATTAAGAGGGAGCGGGAAGTTTTGGAGTGTTTGCCTTAGGAACCCACTTAGGACCTGGCTGCTGGGTCCTGAGAGCTGTTGTTTTCGGTCCCATCCCAACTCAGGCTGTCCTGCTGCTTGGACGGCTCCTTCCTAGGCACGATGTGAGTAGCAGCAACTTCTCAGCCTCTCGCCAGAGGTCTCTATCCCCTTTTAACCTGGCTCCTGCATctgcccctcctctctctccgCTCCCCTCATACTTACTGCCTTGCTGCATTGTGATTGCTGTCTTCCCCACCACCCTTCCCTTCTTCTTCAGGCCTCTTGTCTCTCTTGCTCTTTAGCTATCCCTGGAGGAACTCTGCTCCTTGCACCTTCTGCTACCAGGCCTCAGCCCCCAGACACTCCAGGCCATCCCTAGGCGAGTCCTGGTCGGGGCTTGTTCCTGCCTGGCGCCTGAACTGTCACGCCTCTCAGCCTGCCAGACCGCAGCACTGCTGCAGACCTTTCGGGTATGAGAGTGACAAGGAGGATGAGATAATCAGGAATACCGGCTCTTTCTGGTTGGGAGGAAGGCATCTTCCCTGGAGGCCAGGGAAGGCCTTTCATACCTccccacttacacacacacatacacacacacaaccaattCTCATGCAGGTTAAAGATGGTGTGAAAAATATGGGTACAACAGGTGCTGGTCCAGCTGTGTGTATCCCTGGTCAGGTAAGTGTGAGATCTCCGAACTGAGCTCCTCTCCCCATTCTGGGGCAGTTTCATATGGCTGCTGCTGCCTCCCACACTACCCTGCAGTGGCCCTGAGAGTTCTGGTTAGCTCTGTGCCCATTAGCAGCCCTCTCCAGTGCCAGATGCAGGACAGCATGATCCACTCACATTGTCCTAGACTAATGTCAAAGGTGGAAGGGCCTGAGAAATCTTCCAGGCCACCCACCCTGCTTTCAGATGAAAAGACCAAGGCTGAGAGAAGCTAAGGGACGTTGTTCTCCTGGTGCCTAACTAGCAGCAACACTTGACCACAGCAGCCTGCGGTGTGAGGCTTTTAGGCGTTTATTGCTACAGTGGCAAATGCCATTCCACTTCTGTCCTAGCTATGGTCCCTTTTCACCCCCATGGTTCCTTTTCTCTGAGTGCTAAGTCTAGACTCTCTCACCTGTCACTACACTGCTATACCCATCGCCGCCAGCAGCCTATTCCCACCACCTGGCCAGACTGCCTGCTTCCCCTGCTCCCACTAAAGCTGCTACAACTGGATTCCTCGGCTCTTCTGGCAAATCAAAGACGCTACTGGGAGCTGCCCTGGTCTGAGCAGCAGGTAATTCTCCCCACTTAATTTCAGAACTTCCTGCCTCAATGCAGTCTACCTTCTTTACCTATCCCTCAGCCCTATTTGTCCAGCTTATCCCTAGTATCCTTtatttgattgattgagacagagtctcactctgttgcccaggctgcagtgcagtggcatgatcagagtttgttgtaacctcaaactcctgaactcaggcaatctttctgcctcagcctcctgaatagctaggaccacGGGTGGttcccaccatgcttggctaatttttaaattttgtttttgttttttgagataaagtcttgctctgtcgcccaggctggagtacagtggcgcaatcttggctcactgcaacctccgtctcccgggttcaagcgattctcctgcctcagcctcccgagtagctgggactacaggtgccccccaccatgcccggctaattttttttttttttttttttagtagagatggggtttcaccatattggccaggctggtctcgaactcctgaccttgtgatctgcctgcctctgcctcccgaagtgctgggattacaggtgtgagccaccacgcctggccaatttttaaaatttttatagagacagacaATACAAAAACGTGGACAGTATGTGGAGACACTATGTTGAGTACTATGCtgtccagattggtcttgaactcctggcctcaagcaatcctcctgccttggcctcccaaagtgctgggattacaggcctgagccactgcacccagccccctaGTATCCCTTATAATGTgacttgcttttctatttttttctccttcccttttctttcatttctttctcactctctgaGAGAAGAGTGGGCATCTGGGAGAGTGGGAGGCTGGTGGGTCCCACAGAGTGAAGAGGCAGGACTGGGTCCAAGGCAGTCCTGCCTCTCCACTCTAGGGGGTATCCTTGGACAGTGTCTCTTCTGGGAAGTGGCTCATCTTTCTTCTTGTAGGCACAGTTTCTCTGGAAGAAGATGCAAGTACCCACCAACCTGACCCTCAGGAATCTACAGTGAGTAACTTGTGTTGAGCAGTGGGCTGAATTCGACCAACATttttttgagtgcttactatgtgccaggcatcatgTGATAGGGAATGGGGGATATAGGGATGAATGATGCATAGTCCCTGCCTCATGGACATTCTCCTAGCTCCTCCCTTTGCCCTCCTGTCCTTCCACAGTGCCATGCCTATCCTGACTAGAGCCAAAGGACTCAGAAAACCTGGATTCAGGTTCCAGTCCTGTCACCTACTTGTgctcttgggcaagtcatttaacctccctGTGTCAGTTTTCCCTTCTTTAAGTGAGAATTACAATGGCAGCAGCCTCATAGGtagttattgtgaagattaaatgaggtaagtCATGTAAGAtatttaacacagtgcctggtccATTGTAAAGTCCCAGCAGTCATTTGCTACTATTAGTTTACTTCGGGGTGACTTCAGAGGCACTGGCCAAGCAAGAATAAATAGGAATAAGAAGGTATCACTTTACTTACACCCACAGTAAAAGAACAATGGGCTTCagaatcttttgtttttctttttttttctgagacagagtcttgctctgttgcccaggctggagtgcagtggcgtgatttcggctcactgcaacctctgcctcccaggttcaagcgattctcctgtctcagcctctggagtagctgggattacaggcatgtgccaccatacccagctaatttttgtctttttagtagagatggggtttcaccattttggccaggctggtctcaaactcctgacctcaggtgatccacctgcctcagcctcccaagggctTCAGAATCTAAGACATGGCTCTAGTTTCAGTTTACCACATTTCTAGTAGAATGATGTTGGGAATGTCACCTGACCTCCATAAAtccttattttcttctctgaTAAACAGCAGTGATGTTATGGGGAGCTGATGAGAATATCTACATAAAAACATTTCTCAAACCATAAATTGCTGTGAATGAACATCTGTACTTGTGCTGAGAGTACTGATATCAAGGAGCAAACAGGCTGTTGTATGTGTTGAATGAGCATCTCCCCACTCACACACCCACAGGGCTCTGGGCACCCTGGCAGGAGGCATGTCCTGTGAGTTTCTGCAGCAGATCAACTCCATGGTAGACTTCCTTGAAGTGGTGCACATGATCTATCAACTGCCCACTAGAGTTCGAGGGAGCCTGGTGAGAGGGGGTGCCTGGACATTAGTGGGAGCAGGGAGGCTGGGACCCTAGGTATAGAACCCAGCTCCTATGTTCTGCTCTGGCCTCACCCTGCTTCCCTACAGAGGGCCTGTATCTGGGCAGAGCTAAAGCGGAGGATGACAATGCCAGAACCAGAATGGACAACTCTAGGGCCAGAACTGAATGGGCTGGATAGCAAGCTACTCCTGGACTTACCGTAAGTACTGCAGCTAGAGATATTGGCCCCTCAGAAAGCTCAATCTGGGGTGAAGATCTGCCCTTAGGGAATGCCCTAGAGGAGGCGGTTTTTCTTTCTGGTAGTTCCCTGACATCATTTATAGCCCAAAGCAGAGGATTTTATTCAAAGTTGCTCTATGTATTGACTGGTTCCCAGAATATGCTCCAGCATGGGGCAGCTGAGGGTGGCAACACTGTATTGAAGCCTGCCAAGTAATCTTACAATAACCTAGTCCACATTAATGGAGATTGAGATAGAGTGTCTGAAGTGAGGGAGGCAATGCTCCAATTCTGCCCCAGAGGATTGTAGTTTGCTCAGGGCACTGTGTTCTTAGTGCGTTCAGAGGAGTAGATcgagagaaaaatatatgaaaaatgtgaTAAGTGCCTTCAAATACCTGAGGGGCTATGAAGTAGAAATTAGCTTGTCATATTTATGAGTGGCCCCATTGGGCAAGACTAAGAGTAGTTAACAGAGATCAGATTTTTAGATAGTATAAGAAAAACTAAGGTAGTGAGTTCCTGGTCCTTGGAGCTCTTCGAGTCTAGGCCAGATGGCCCCATGGCAGGAATGTTGTAGAGGACGTTCATATACAGGTTGTGGGAAGAAAAGGCTGTAGGAACCCAACGCTCCTCCCTACCCATAGAGAAATTTATTAGTATCTTACTCATATGCTGCTTTTCTCGTTTTACCCCTACCACCACCCCATTGCCATCTGCACTGTAAGTCAGAATAGGAAAATGCTGGTGTTACAGTCTTCCCGAGGAATATGGAGATGAAGGGGAGTAAAAGCAGTTGACttcattcttactttttttttttttttgagacagagtttcgcctgtgtcaccaaggctggagtgcagtgacatgatctcggctcactgcaacctccatcttccaggttcaagcaattctcctgcctcagtctcccgagtagctgggactgtaggtgtgcaccaccacgccaggctaatttttgtattcgttGTGGGGacgagctttcaccatgttggccaggctggtcgtgaactcctggcttcaagtgatctgcccacctcggcttcccaacaTTCTTACATTCTTATAGGCCTTTCCACAGATTTTAGCTCTTGTATGACTTAGCCCAGTTCCAGAACTGGTAATGCTAGGTAGGGTACAGGTTATCACCTCTGATTTCTGGGCAaaagggatttatttatttatttccttatttatatttttgagacggagtctcgctctgtcacccaggctgcagtgcaatggtgccatctcggctcactgcaacctccatctctggggttcaagcaattctcctgcctcagcctcctgagtagctgggattacaggtgcgtgccaccacacccggctaatttttgcatttttagtagagatggggtttcctcatgttgctcaggctggtcttgaatttctgacctcgtgatctgcttgcctcggcctcccaaagtgctgggattacaggcatgagccaccgcatcaggcctgtttttacttttttaatgccATTCAGATCTGTTTAAATATGTGGGTTCTGTGAGATGATTTAGAATCCCAAGGTTACAGATGAGGTGAAAGATCCTAGACCATGCATCAAAAAACTCGAGttcctcatttgtgaaagaaGGATAAGAGAAACACCTATtttgtctgggtgcagtggctcacgcctataatcccagcattttgggaggccaaggtgggtggatcactgaggtcaggggttcaagaccagactggccaacatggcaaaacaccatctctactaaaaatacaaaagttagctgggcgtggtggcacgtgcctgtaattccagctatttgggaggctgaggcacgagaattgcttgaacctgggaggtgcaggttgcagtgagctgagatcgcagcaccACTGTGCTCTGgcctgagtgatggagtgagGCCAGGTCTTGTTgtaggatcaaatgagataacacCTGAAAGAACTTTGTAAATTGTATAGCACGTACAAACAAGAAGGGACCTCTTCACAAGTAGAGGAAGGGTGGTCGTGTGGAAAAAAAACGGGAATTGGGAGTGAGAGACCTCAACATTTGATCTTTGTGAACCTcagttttttaatctataaaatggggaaatgttAATGGTACTTAATATTTGGAGCTTTTGAGTCCATTAGATCAGGTAggattgtttttttgtttttttaggaagACTAGAAATATGTCGCTCCCTTTTTCTCCCTCATTCAAGCTTGATGGTGGGAATTGGCCCTGCAGCTGTTTACTATCAGTTCCTGTCCAACTTCACTAAGTTTGGTCTGGGGTCACATCATAGCTGGGGACTGTAGGGTTCTGTGGTCCCTTCTCAACTTGGCCCAGCTCCACCTGAATACTGTTGTTGTCAAATTGCTATAATAGGATCCAGTTGATGGACAGACTATCCAATGAATCCATTATGTTGGTGGTGGAGCTGGTACAAAGAGCTCCAGAGCAGCTGCTGGCACTGACCCCACTCCACCAGGCAGCCCTGGCAGAGAGGGCACTACAAAACCTGGTAAGAGTCCACCCTACCAGACTCAGATTTGCTGCCCTGGGCAATTCTTGCTCCTCAGACAATGCTCTCTGTCCCTCAACCCTCtacttcttgctttcttgctgCCAAACAGGTTCCTGTGTGCAAGGACTGGCCCCTGTTTTGCCTCTGGCTTCTGTTCCTTGATAATATGCTTCATGTTACTTGTCCATACCTCTTGGAGTCCGAGAAATCTCTTGGAGTCCACCTCTCAGTCTTTCTGCCTGCTCCTATGTGGGCTCATTGCTTCAAAAAGTGAACAAAGGTAGTGAGCATCATAGGATGCTGAGTTGGGAGCAGGAGGGCGGGAGGGTCAAGGGGCTTGGTGTCTTGATCAAGGTGTCTGGTATTCTGAGTCAGAAGTGCATTGTCCAAGTTCTGATGCTCTTCTTCAGGCTCCAAAGAAGACTCCAGTCTCAGGAGAAGTGCTGGAGACCTTAGGCCCTTTGGTTGGATTCCTGGGGATAGAGAGCACACGACAGATCCCCCTACAGATCCTTCTGTCCCATCTCAGTCAGCTGCAAGACTTCTGCCTAGGAGAGACGTTTGCCACAGAGCTGGGATGGCTGCTATTGCAGGAGTCTGTTCTTGGGTATGGACCTCTGAGAACTTCAgattctaactcattctatatgCAATCCCTCAACCACCATCATCAGTGGGCAGCCTGTTCCATATTCTTAAGGTCCCCTGGAGCCCTGTGTCTGAAATCCTAGCATGTcctcttttccccttccttttcctcaCAGTTCCCTTAGCTCCCCAGCCCCCGATTTTCTTCCTGTCCCCAGGAAACCAGAGTTGTGGAGCCAGGATGAAGTAGAGCAAGCTGGACGCCTAGTATTCACTCTGTCTACTGAGGCAATTTCCTTGATCCCCAGGGTGAgatgaaggaagaagggaagggagtaAATGCATAGAGGGGACTGGTGAGCTGGTTATGGGTACCCGTGGCCAAagagggcaaaggatatgaagccTAGATCTAGGGGGAGACTGCGAAACAGAGACAGGACTTTGGACTTATAGCTATAGCAGCAGGCCCTGATCTGTCCAGATCTCTCCACTCTCCTTCTACCTTCTCATGCAGGAGGCCTTGGGTCCAGAGACCCTGGAGCGGCTTCTAGaaaagcagcagagctgggagcaGAGCAGAGTTGGACAGCTGTGTAGGGGGCCACAGCTTGCTGCCAAGAAAGCAGCTCTGGTAGCAGGGGTGGTGCGACCAGCTGCTGAGGATCTTCCAGGTGAAACTACCCAAATACTTACATGTCCAGCAGGATGTACAGGGAGTATCAAACGGTCTGGTTTCTACATGTGCTCTTCTCTGGGACtgggttttctaatttataaagcAGAGAGTTTAGAGGGATGATCTTCAAGTCTCTTCTAGTTCTAGAATTCTGTAGCTCTGGGAGTTTGTAAACTATTAAGTTTTCTTTTAGCCCAGAACTTCCATTTTCCTGCTCTCTTGTGTCTGCTCTAGACTGAACTGTAGCTCGGCTAAGTGTGGAGCTCTCTGCTGGGGAGATCCCTAGAAGCTTTGAAGGAGACATTGTGAGGCTAGAGAACTGGGTTCAAATTCAGCTCTGCCATGAAATCCTTGACCAACATCCTCAGTCTTCCATCTATAAAAGTCTTGGC
This genomic window contains:
- the STRC gene encoding stereocilin isoform X13; this translates as MSMSAYSFLHHWLLTQAISSDSSEGPLGSPIIGPSHRSIPFSRAKGSDIQRLRMRSFPFWGSQSLMPMGSAMEVTFNNCSYEGRRSVLQTIGEYLEREEEQPTPSGFEPTVNPSSGISKMELLACFSPVLWDLLQREKSVWALQILVQAYLHMPPENLQQLVLSAEREAAQGFLTLMLQGKLQVPPSEEQALGRLTALLLQRYPRLTSQLFIDLSPLIPFLAVSDLMRFPPSLLANDSVLAAIRDYSPGMRPEQKEALAKRLLAPELFGEVPAWPQELLWAVLPLLPHLPLENFLKLSPHQIQALEDSWPAAGLGPEHARHVLRSLVNQSVQDGEEQVRRLGPLACFLSPEELQSLVPLSDPMGPVERGLLECAANGTLSPEGRVAYELLGVLRSSGGAVLSPRELRVWAPLFPQLGLRFLQELSEPQLRAMLPVLQGTSVTPAQAVLLLGRLLPRHDLSLEELCSLHLLLPGLSPQTLQAIPRRVLVGACSCLAPELSRLSACQTAALLQTFRVKDGVKNMGTTGAGPAVCIPGQPIPTTWPDCLLPLLPLKLLQLDSSALLANQRRYWELPWSEQQAQFLWKKMQVPTNLTLRNLQALGTLAGGMSCEFLQQINSMVDFLEVVHMIYQLPTRVRGSLRACIWAELKRRMTMPEPEWTTLGPELNGLDSKLLLDLPIQLMDRLSNESIMLVVELVQRAPEQLLALTPLHQAALAERALQNLAPKKTPVSGEVLETLGPLVGFLGIESTRQIPLQILLSHLSQLQDFCLGETFATELGWLLLQESVLGKPELWSQDEVEQAGRLVFTLSTEAISLIPREALGPETLERLLEKQQSWEQSRVGQLCRGPQLAAKKAALVAGVVRPAAEDLPEPVPNCADVRGTFPAAWSATQIAEMELSDFEDCLTLFAGDPGLGPEELRAAMGKAKQLWGPPRGFRPEQILQLGRLLIGLGDRELQELILVDWGVLSTLGQIDGWSSTQLRIVVSSFLRQSGRHVSHLDFIHLTALGYTLCGLRPEELQHISSWEFSQAALFLGTLHLQCSEEQLEVLAHLLVLPGGFGPISNWGPEIFTEIGTIAAGIPDLALSALLRQQIQGVTPLAISVIPPPKFAVVFSPTQLSSLTSAQAVAVTPEQMAFLSPEQRQAVAWAQHEGKESPEQQGRSTAWGLQDWSRPSWSLVLTISFLGHLL